The sequence AGAGGTGAGTATTCAAATCATCTGGGATGGCCAAATGCACACCCTGAAATAAAGCTGGTGGGTTTTTTTCACAAGAACTATAGAACCTTTCATAGAACCAGAATGTTAATGTATTCACTATTGTTTTGTAGGTCATTTGATCTTTTGGTAAAGAATCTGAATGGGAAAAGTTACTCCATGATTGTAAACAATCTCTTGAAACCTATCTCCGTGGAAGGCAGTTCAAAAAAAGTGAGTGTTTTTTTTGTCATAATACTGTGAAACTTCATGAAATTGAACCTGGCTGATTTAATATTGAGGTGAACTAGAATTAATTTATCCTCTAATGGGGACCTGCTATAGCCTGCTGCGTGCTTTGTAAAGAATGTTTTATTGGAATATTGCCATGTTTGTTTATGTGATGTTTGTGGCTGCTATTGTGTTACAACggcagagttaagtagttgtAACAGACCATATGGCTCatgaaacctaaaatatttactgtccgAGCCTTTCTATAAAGTTAGCCAAGTACTATTTTATAAGAATAGATTATTTCCCTCCTGATTTTAATGCAATATTCTTCAAAACTTTTGATGTGGTTAAAGTGAGTCTTAGAGTTTCAATGCCAGCTGTACCACTTATTCATTGTGACCTTTGCCAGCTTACTTAATCACTCcatgcctcagtgtccccatttaCAATGgtcataataatttatttacaaagtTGAACCAATACACTGAAATCAAATgatatatgtaaagtgtttaaATAATGGTAGTATTGTTAGAAGCATGATGTGTACAATACTGATATATAAAAGGAGGTCTTAAGCACTTGGCCTAGTTGGAGTTagtagaagacataaaaataatgaaactgccttttaaaaaactacttttcatatttttcactattttagaAATTCCTCTTTTCTACCTAATTTGAATAAATGAGGTTTAATGCATCAGACATACAGACATGCTGTGCTGTTTGTTTATAGTTATGTAGCAGCTTAAAGGtggtattaaaatatcatttattgattAGCTGTGTCTTACTGCATCCTTCTTCATCCACTAATCACATAGCTGAAGGAATACTCAGAAGATTCTGAGGAATTATACTGGTCATTGTTGACAGAATTATATAttgctctttcctctttctcacctTCCATACACCTTACCTTGCGCCCTGTACTGCCTTACATGATCTGGTTTCCTGCCTGCCCTTGCACCCCTCTTACTATGTTACTCTCTCCTCCAATAACTACAATCCACCACTCCTCTTTTTCTTCAAATCAAGATCATCCCATCTTAGAGCCATTCTCCTTGCTGTGCCAACGGCTTAGAAAGCTCTTCTCCTAGAGCTTAGGCTTCAGCTCATATTTTGCCTCAGAGACACTTTATAATGAAGTTCCTGCTGCCATGTCCCATTAACACCTTTGTCTTGATAGCATTTATTAGTATTTGAAGGTATTCAAGTTTTACTTGTTTATAGTCTTTCTTCTCCATGAGTGTTCAGATTCTGGCCTATTCATAAAAGTATTACTAGCACCTAGAACAAGTCTTCTGTATACTTGGCACTtcattaattgaataaataattgttttgtaAATAGTCATGCTTATCTCCATGTGTTCTAAGTTGTAACctgttttcctgcttttcttccaGGTCAAGACTGATACAGTTCTTATCTTATgtagaaaaaaagcagaaaacacaCGATGGGACTACTTAACTCAGGTTgaaaaagaatgcaaagaaaaagagtgcgtctactttcatttctttaagaattttaatgTATTCTTTCCTGGGATTATAGGTTTTTAATAGTTTGTCTTTATGGATAGTAGAGCTGTGTAGTCTGTGGTTTGACCATTTTCGTCTTGATGTCCACTGAGATGATTGTCTTCTATATACCTGCTTTCAACTATCACAATCTACCTGAAGAGGGCACGTGTCCAGCAGATTGCTTTTTAAGATGTTTTTTGTTATGGTTGGCTCTTTAGAGTAAGGGTTCTTAACATTGGGTACAGATACTGTGCCCATtcccagaaattctatttcagTAGTTCAGAGAGACCCAGAAACCCATATATGCTTAATTCCTCAGATGTTCTGAACATGTAGCATCACTGTCACTGGTTTAGAGTGAAaaacatagaatatttttatccttCTTAATAatgactgctttaaaaaaaatgtatattcaaagATACTTCCATCCTGTCAGTTGCTCCTCTGCTTTAAATTTTCTCCTGTAGTGGTAGTGTGCTGCATTTAAGTCAGTGAACTGTCCACATTTCTCTCACTCTTCCCCTCTGATAGCCAGTGTGCATGTGGAATGTGGTTAGCTAGTGTTAGGCATATTGGACTATGTGGGGAATTGATCTTAAATCTAGAGGGAATTAACCAAGTAGAGGACCCTGTCTTATTATATCCCCAGTGCTCAGTACAGAATCTGGCACTTACTAAATGAATTGGATAAATCAATTAAACCTAATTGTTAATTGGCCCAGTTTGGACATTCGTTGAACTAGAGGTACTGACCACATTACTTAAAGACAGTGTTCTCGCCACCAGGCCCAGATCCATGTGTCTCAGGCTTTAGAGGAGGGcttttctaattaaaaacatATGAGCTTCAGTATGTATCCATGTGtaatgtatgtttgttttttccttcaataaaagtacttttttcaaattatgaaGAAACATGTTTCCAAAATTAAGTCAGAAAAGTAAatacttttttacttattttacctGCTAAAAATCACTGGAAATCCCATAGCCCCAACCCCATAATGTTTTGATGTGACCAATCTTTAATTACCAAGTGTCTGCATattcgggggggggggaggtttatattgttttcattaagATGACTGTGCATGCTATTttgattgtgaatatttttggaTACTCTATCTTCTTTTCTCTACCCCTCTACTTCCTACCAGTGTTAAAGCCTGAATTATACCATTCCATGCtttcatttcttgtttattttgtgttttctttttaacagaaaaccctCCTATGACACCGAAACAGATCCCAGTGAGGGGTTGATGAATGttctaaagaaaatttatgaagATGGAGATGATGATATGAAGCGAACCATTAATAAAGCCTGGGTGGAATCAAGAGAGAAGCAAGCCAAAGGAGACACAGAATTTTGAGACTTTAAAGTCCTTTTGGGAACTGTGATGTGGAAATAACTGATGTTTCCACTAAGGAATGTTGGTGAGCTGCACATATAAATTTGACAGATTTGACTATTTACACAGCCTTCTCCTAAGTAAAG is a genomic window of Eulemur rufifrons isolate Redbay chromosome 8, OSU_ERuf_1, whole genome shotgun sequence containing:
- the CACYBP gene encoding calcyclin-binding protein isoform X2, whose amino-acid sequence is MQQKSQRKAEHLDNEKPAAVVAPITTGYTVKISNYGWDQSDKFVKIYITLTGVHQVPTENVQVHFTERSFDLLVKNLNGKSYSMIVNNLLKPISVEGSSKKVKTDTVLILCRKKAENTRWDYLTQVEKECKEKEKPSYDTETDPSEGLMNVLKKIYEDGDDDMKRTINKAWVESREKQAKGDTEF
- the CACYBP gene encoding calcyclin-binding protein isoform X1; protein product: MASALEELQKDLEEVKVLLEKATRKRVRDALTAEKSKIETEIKNKMQQKSQRKAEHLDNEKPAAVVAPITTGYTVKISNYGWDQSDKFVKIYITLTGVHQVPTENVQVHFTERSFDLLVKNLNGKSYSMIVNNLLKPISVEGSSKKVKTDTVLILCRKKAENTRWDYLTQVEKECKEKEKPSYDTETDPSEGLMNVLKKIYEDGDDDMKRTINKAWVESREKQAKGDTEF